Within the Coregonus clupeaformis isolate EN_2021a unplaced genomic scaffold, ASM2061545v1 scaf0523, whole genome shotgun sequence genome, the region caagttcattgactagggccctataaaataggcgttgcggaccgaatcacggaatccagacattaaaccgaaattcaacaatattcaaacatttattgaacttagtaagaaatcaactaaatctattcaacttgttagaaaacgcattcatttgcccaagtcaatcataagacatgaacaaaatgcatcagtgattcgtatttccatgaactttctggaacggcacaggaatgcccctgtctgtgtgcatgtgtgcggtgcgcgcgtatgtctacactttgtgtagccgttagcgatgatgctaatgataaccttcttctggtagggaaggaatggctttccccaaaaccttcgcaagtaaatgttaactacaaagtagcctatgcctgcctggcagaattataccgtgatcatttgcatcactccagtggccatttgttctacagcaacaccgcttaaccaaacaaaggtctcttcctggtgcacgcttgcatttaagggtaactacaccccaaaatctaaatgtcttacatttttcccagacctcacaaatggtcacctgatagggtttaaacattgttgtggacatagaacatccaattgtgctgttttgctattaaaaaggtgtacttttgagagcgaaaacctgccaaaacagggacaaacggtcaacggggaaatctaaacggagaaaagggaacttgggaattaacggaatcaggcaaaacattgaagggattttatagtgccctaatggactacagacattgactgtctcctagactaaaaacaaaggctgcatgtactgcctatattttgagggaaacgcactgtccattatttgatttgatcagggcagggcagcacacacaaactgcatttagtccaataacaatccatgatattattagggtgataaataaaaggcagttgctccatgacacaagagcacgctgtactgggacaaaaagcttacagcacctggtattcccaggcggtctcccatccaagtactaaccaggcccgaccctgcttagcttccgagatcggacgagatcgggcgtattcaggctggtatggccgtaagcgagggaacaactcttggtacactatataaagtcaatgtgtcactcactctgaaagggacacagaaacgtatccactttgtgacacaaactgaagaagctcaacccttgcttacatttccaaaaaatatataaaatatatatatatatatttgagtcttgttggggggggaagagggcatatcctatgttgatttatgacaagttcattgactagggccctataaaataggcgttgcggaccgaatcacggaatccagacattaaaccgaaattcaacaatattcaaacatttattgaacttagtaagaaatcaactaaatctattcaacttgttagaaaacgcattcatttgcccaagtcaatcataagacatgaacaaaatgcatcagtgattcgtatttccatgaactttctgaaacggcacaggaatgcccctgtctgtgtgcatgtgtgcggtgcgcgcgtatgtctacactttgtgtagccgttagcgatgatgctaatgataaccttcttctggtagggaaggaatggctttccccaaaaccttcgcaagtaaatgttaactacaaagtagcctatgcctgcctggcagaattataccgtgatcatttgcatcactccagtggccatttgttctacagcaacaccgcttaaccaaacaaaggtctcttcctggtgcacgcttgcatttaagggtaactacaccccaaaatctaaatgtcttacatttttcccagacctcacaaatggtcacctgatagggtttaaacattgttgtggacatagaacatccaattgtgctgttttgctattaaaaaggtgtacttttgagagcgaaaacctgccaaaacagggacaaacggtcaacggggaaatctaaacggagaaaagggaacttgggaattaacggaatcaggcaaaacattgaagggattttatagtgccctaatggactacagacattgactgtctcctagactaaaaacaaaggctgcatgtactgcctatattttgaaggaaacgcactgtccattatttgatttgatcagggcagggcagcacacacaaactgcattcagtccaataacaatccatgatattattagggtgataaataaaaggcagttgctccatgacacaagagcacgctctactgggacaaaaaccttacagcacctggtattcccaggcggtctcccatccaagtactaaccaggcccgaccctgcttagcttccgagattggacgagatcgggcgtattcaggctggtatggccgtaagcaagggaacaactcttggtacactatataaagtcaatgtgtcactcactctgaaagggacacagaaacgtatccactttgtgacacaaactgaagaagctcaacccttgcttacatttccaatatatatatatatatatatatatatatatatgagtcttgttgggggggaagagggcatatcctatgttgatttatgacaagttcattgactagggccctataaaataggcgttgcggaccgaatcacggaatccagacattaaaccgaaattcaacaatattcaaacatttattgaacttagtaagaaatcaactaaatctattcaacttgttagaaaacgcattcatttgcccaagtcaatcataagacatgaacaaaatgcatcagtgattcgtatttccatgaactttctggcacggcacaggaatgcccctgtctgtgtgcatgtgtgcgtgggcgcgtatgtctacactttgtgtagccgttagcgatgatgctaatgataaccttcttctggtagggaaggaatggctttccccaaaaccttcgcaagtaaatgttaactacaaagtagcctatgcctgcctggcagaattataccgtgatcatttgcatcactccagtggccatttgttctacagcaacaccgcttaaccaaacaaaggtctcttcctggtgcacgcttgcatttaagggtaactacaccccaaaatctaaatgtcttacatttttcccagacctcacaaatggtcacctgatagggtttaaacattgttgtggacatagaacatccaattgtgctgttttgctattaaaaaggtgtacttttgagagcgaaaacctgccaaaacagggacaaacggtcaacggggaaatctaaacggagaaaagggaacttgggaattaacggaatcaggcaaaacattgaagggattttatagtgccctaatggactacagacattgactgtctcctagactaaaaacaaaggctgcatgtactgcctatattttgagggaaacgcactgtccattatttgatttgatcagggcagggcagcacacacaaactgcatttagtccaataacaatccatgatattattagggtgataaataaaaggcagttgctccatgacacaagagcacgctctactgggacaaaaagcttacagcacatggtattcccaggcggtctcccatccaagtactaaccaggcccgaccctgcttagcttccgagacggacgagatcgggcgtattcaggctggtatggccgtaagcgagggaacaactcttggtacactatataaagtcaatgtgtcactcactctgaaagggacacagaaacgtatccactttgtgacacaaactgaagaagctcaacccttgcttacatttccaatatatatataatatatatatatatatatatttgagtcttgttggggggaagagggcatatcctatgttgatttatgacaagttcattgactagggccctataaaataggcgttgcggaccgaatcacggaatccagacattaaaccgaaattcaacaatattcaaacatttattgaacttagtaagaaatcaactaaatctattcaacttgttagaaaacgcattcatttgcccaagtcaatcataagacatgaacaaaatgcatcagtgattcgtatttccatgaactttctggcacggcacaggaatgcccctgtctgtgtgcatgtgtgcggtgcgcgcgtatgtctacactttgtgtagccgttagcgatgatgctaatgataaccttcttctggtagggaaggaatggctttccccaaaaccttcgcaagtaaatgttaactacaaagtagcctatgcctgcctggcagaattataccgtgatcatttgcatcactccagtggccatttgttctacagcaacaccgcttaaccaaacaaaggtctcttcctggtgcacgcttgcatttaagggtaactacaccccaaaatctaaatgtcttacatttttcccagacctcacaaatggtcacctgatagggtttaaacattgttgtggacatagaacatccaattgtgctgttttgctattaaaaaggtgtacttttgagagcgaaaacctgccaaaacagggacaaacggtcaacggggaaatctaaacggagaaaagggaacttgggaattaacggaatcaggcaaaacattgaagggattgtatagtgccctaatggactacagacattgactgtctcctagactaaaaacaaaggctgcatgtactgcctatattttgagggaaacgcactgtccattatttgatttgatcagggcagggcagcacacaaactgcatttagtccaataacaatccatgatattattagggtgataaataaaaagcagttgctccatgacacaagagcacgctctactgggacaaaaagcttacagcacctggtattcccaggcagtctcccatccaagtactaaccaggcccgaccctgattagcttccgagatcgggcgtattcaggctggtatggccgtaagcgagggaacaactcttggtacactatataaagtcaatgtgtcactcactctgaaagggacacagaaacgtatccactttgtgacacaaactgaagaagctcaacccctgcttacatttccaatatatatatatatatatttgagtcttgttggggggggaagagggcatatcctatgttgatttatgacaagttcattgactagggccctataaaataggcgttatggaccgaatcacggaatccagacattaaaccgaaattcaacaatattcaaacatttattgaacttagtaagaaatcaactaaatctattcaacttgttagaaaacgcattcatttgcccaagtcaatcataagacatgaacaaaatgcatcagtgattcgtatttccatgaactttctgaaacggcacaggaatgcccctgtctgtgtgcatgtgtgcggtgcgcgcgtatgtctacactttgtgtagccgttagcgatgatgctaatgataaccttcttctggtagggaaggaatggctttccccaaaaccttcgcaagtaaatgttaactacaaagtagcctatgactgcctggcagaattataccgtgatcatttgcatcactccagtggccatatgttctacagcaacaccgcttaaccaaacaaaggtctcttcctggtgcacgcttgcatttaagggtaactacaccccaaaatctaaatgtcttacatttttcccagacctcacaaatggtcacctgatagggtttaaacattgttgtggacatagaacatccaattgtgctgttttgctattaaaaaggtgtacttttgagagcgaaaacctgccaaaatagggacaaacggtcaacggggaaatctaaacggagaaaagggaacttgggaattaacggaatcaggcaaaacatggaagggattttatagtgccctaatggactacagacattgactgtctcctagactaaaaacaaaggctgcatgtactgcctatattttgagggaaacgcactgtccattatttgatttgatcagggcagggcagcacacacaaactgcatttagtccaataacaatccatgatattattagggtgataaataaaaggcagttgctccatgacacaagagcacgctctactgggacaaaagcttacagcacatggtattcccaggcggtctcccatccaagtactaaccaggcccgaccctgcttagcttccgagatcgggcgtattcaggctggtatggccgtcagcgagggaacaactcttggtacactatataaagtcaatgtgtcactcactctgaaagggacacagaaacgtatccactttgtgacacaaactgaagaagctcaacccttgcttacatttccaatatatatatatatatatatgatatgagtcttgttgggggggaagagggcatatcctatgttgatttatgacaagttcattgactagggccctataaaataggcatgcggaccgaatcacggaatccagacattaaaccgaaattcaacaatattcaaacatttattgaacttagtaagaaatcaactaaatctattcaacttgttagaaaacgcattcatttgcccaagtcaatcataagacatgaacaaaatgcatcagtgattcgtatttccatgaactttctgaaacggcaaaggaatgcccctgtctgtgtgcatgtgtgcggtgcgcgcgtatgtctacactttgtgtagccgttagcgatgatgctaatgataaccttcttctggtagggaaggaatggctttccccaaaaccttcgcaagtaaatgttaactacaaagtagcctatgcctgcctggcagaattataccgtgatcatttgcatcactccagtggccatatgttctacagcaacaccgcttaaccaaacaaaggtctcttcctggtgcacgcttgcatttaagggtaactacaccccaaaatctaaatgtcttacatttttcccagacctcacaaatggtcacctgatagggtttaaacattgttgtggacatagaacatccaattgtgctgttttgctattaaaaaggtgtacttttgagagcgaaaacctgccaaaacagggacaaacggtcaacggggaaatctaaatggagaaaagggaacttgggaattaacggaatcaggcaaaacatggaagggattttatagtgccctaatggactacagacattgactgtctcctagactaaaaacaaaggctgcatgtactgcctatattttgagggaaacgcactgtccattatttgatttgatcagggcagggcagcacacacaaactgcatttagtccaataacaatccatgatattattagggtgataaataaaaggcagttgctccatgacacaagagcacgctctactgggacaaaaagcttacagcacatggtattcccaggcggtctcctaTCCAAGTActgaccaggcccgaccctgcttagcttccagatcggacgagatcgggcgtattcaggctggtatggccgtaagcgaggaacaactcttggtacactatataaagtcaatgtgtcactcactctgaaagggacacagaaacgtatccactttgtgacacaaactgaagaagctcaacccttgcttacatttccaatatatatatatatatatatatatatatatatattttattgagtcttgttggggggggaagagggcatatcctatgttgatttatgacaagttcattgactagggccctataaaataggcgttgcggaccgaatcacggaatccagacattaaaccgaaattcaacaatattcaaacatttattgaacttagtaagaaatcaactaaatctattcaacttgttagaaaacgcattcatttgcccaagtcaatcataagacatgaacaaaatgcatcagtgattcgtatttccatgaactttctgaaacggcacaggaatgcccctgtctgtgtgcatgtgtgcggtgcgcgcgtatgtctacactttgtgtagccgttagcgatgatgctaatgataaccttcttctggtagggaaggaatggctttccccaaaaccttcgcaagtaaatgttaactacaaagtagcctatgactgcctggcagaattataccgtgatcatttgcatcactccagtggccatatgttctacagcaacaccgcttaaccaaacaaaggtctcttcctggtgcacgcttgcatttaagggtaactacaccccaaaatctaaatgtcttacatttttcccagacctcacaaatggtcacctgatagggtttaaacattgttgtggacatagaacatccaattgtgctgttttgctattaaaaaggtgtacttttgagagcgaaaacctgccaaaatagggacaaacggtcaacggggaaatctaaacggagaaaagggaacttgggaattaacggaatcaggcaaaacattgaagggattttatagtgccctaatggactacagacattgactgtctcctagactaaaaacaaaggctgcatgtactgcctatattttgagggaaacgcactgtccattatttgatttgatcagggcagggcagcacacacaaactgcatttagtccaataacaatccatgatattattagggtgataaataaaaggcagttgctccatgacacaagagcacgctctactgggacaaaacacttacagcacctggtattcccaggcggtctcctaTCCAAGTActgaccaggcccgaccctgcttagcttccgagatcggacgagatcgggcgtattcaggctggtatggccgtcagcgagggaacaactcttggtacactatataaagtcaatgtgtcactcactctgaaagggacacagaaacgtatccactttgtgacacaaactgaagaagctcaacccttgcttacatttccaatatatatatatatatatatatatatatttgagtcttgttgggggggagagggcatatcctatgttgatttatgacaagttcattgactagggccctataaaataggcgttacggaccgaatcacggaatccagacattaaaccgaaattcaacaatattcaaacatttattgaacttagtaagaaatcaactaaatctattcaacttgttagaaaaccactggctctaacctctctctcttcattactattATGAAAACCCCCTACACATTTGAATGCGTGTTGACTCACATCCACACCAAGGTCCAGGAGGTACTTGACCACACTGATCATTCCACTGGAGGCTGCAGAGTGGAGAGGGGTGTAGGCCTTCTTGTTTTTACAGGACACCTCTGATCCATGAGAGGCCAGCAGTTTCACCACCTCAATGTGCCctatggtagagagagaaggggagggataaatagagagagagagagagagagagagagagagagagagagagagagagagagagagagagagagagagagagagagagagagagagagagaagaaaggagggagATAGTAAGGGGgttaagagagaaacagagatacaaacacagagagataggcagagagagggagagatagattagTTTACAGTGGTACACAGCACCATAAGCAACACCTACATCATGTTAGTACAACTGAAAACATCTAATCAACCTACTTAGTACATGATTCTGACATAATAACACACTAGACGTGGCTCATACAGCTGAGCTGTGAGACTAACACAcagtccattcattcattcattcattggtaTAAAGGACATTAGTCAGAATGTAAATGATGTGGTAAACTCATCACCCATGTAAGCAGCCCAGTGGATTGCTCGGCGATCCTTCTTGTCAAAGGCATTAATGTTGGCTCCTCTGGAGAGAAGCAGCCTCACCAtctaacagggagaggagagagaaacaaaacacaggtTGAGGAAAACTAAACAGCAAAATCCGCTAAATCTGGCTTCAAAGCCTTCCctttaaaattatatattttgtattcacAATGAATGAAAGATAACATGTAAAGACATGGTACATTTCTCCCCTTTTAGTCCCCCTTTGACCTCCCCCCCCCCCAGAATGCCtccaaacacatttaaaaagaaagggaaagtaattgAGTTACAtgtcagaaaacaaaacaaaagtatacaaCAACGTTACTTCAAGCAAAAATGTAATAGCCTAACAATTTCAGGTGATTAAGTGATTTTATAGGCCTATATAGCAGTAATCTCAAGGTGGGGCCAAGAGTACTAATCTGGAGGAAGTGTTTGGAGCTGTTCAAAATAGGATATCATCGGGTCCCAGGAGGAATAAAATGAGTTGGTTGACCCTCGAATGGTAACTTCATTTTTTCTCATTTTAGGAACAGCTTCAGATCTTTGAGCCAAAGAGAGGCTAAGGGAGGATTGATAGATTTCCAATCCAATAAAATCCTTCTGCGGGCTAACATGGAGGCAAAGGCAATGGCATCTAGCTGTCTATTGGTCAGAGAAGGATTGTTGTTTGGTACTCCAAAAATAGCAATTTCTGCACTAGGCTGCAACTTTATATCAAATGCTTCAGAAAGGGTTTTAAATAGTGGACAAATAATCTGCCAGACGGGGACAGGACCAGAACATGTGGGTCAAGTCCGCCAAGGAGCTTTTACACCTGTCACATGTACCATCAATATTTGGGTAGAATTTGGACAATCTGGCCTTACTGAAATGGATACGGTAAAGTACCTTAAACTGTATAAGGCTGAGCCGGGCACAAGAGGAGCTTCCATTTACCCTCAGTAAGGCATTTCACACTCAGATCGGATTTTATTCAAAGCCTCCTCTGAACAAACTCAAGCATAcaactagggctgtgatggtcaTGGAACTTCAGGTGTCGGTGATTGGCGTGTCTTATGTACGTGGTCATCGACAAAACTGACAGCTGACAGGGGGGCGGGACGGACATTAGCAAAGGAAAACATTAGCGCGTTTAGGCCAGTCTTGctctcaagtttggggaagctaattTTCTCCATGAAAAATATcaagcattccatgcatcatcacatttgcaaacttataaaaaaaaaaaattgttcacctttatttaaccaggtaagccagttgagaacaagttctcatttacaactgcgacctggccaagataaagcaaagcagtgcgataaaaacaacacagagttacatttggggtaaaaaaacataaagtcaaaaatacaacagaaaatatatatacagtgtgtgcaaatgtagcaagttatggaggtaaggcaataaataggctatagtgcagaataattacaatagtattaacactggaatgctagatgtgcaagagattatgtgcaaatagagataccggggtgcaaaagagcaaaataaataacaatatagggatgaggtagttgggtgggctaatttcagatgggctgtgtacaggtgcagtgatcggtaaggtgctctgacaactgatgcttaaagttattgagggagataagagtctccagcttcagagatttttgcaattcgttccagtcattggcagcagagaactggaaggaatggcggccaaaggaggtgttggctttgggaatgaccagtgagatatacctgctggagcgcagactacgggtgggtgctgctatggtgaccaatgagctaagataaggcggggatttgcctagcagtgatttatagatggcctggagccagtgggtttg harbors:
- the LOC121562248 gene encoding serine/threonine-protein phosphatase 6 regulatory ankyrin repeat subunit A, yielding MVRLLLSRGANINAFDKKDRRAIHWAAYMGHIEVVKLLASHGSEVSCKNKKAYTPLHSAASSGMISVVKYLLDLGVDVSQHAFKCVGGFHNSNEEREVRASGFLTS